In Ipomoea triloba cultivar NCNSP0323 chromosome 15, ASM357664v1, one genomic interval encodes:
- the LOC116006418 gene encoding uncharacterized protein LOC116006418, which translates to MTKKKRVHFLLAIVAIYGLSTAAEKCREMVGREAASKSGQFSIMNCLDGGTGTVACIVKEGVKTYVYSIKSTHVEIASHLAKEGALAEAISQGKTAKDATKEAQKAAAKAAKVATRQAEHILGPIVSSGWDLFEAFYFGGTIAEGTLRCSGTLVGTYLVGFLGEKSYGRVGYFVGSMLGSWGGGKVGLMIYDLVNGVEYILQSLQLKKPQQQHYRRPAGHEEL; encoded by the exons ATGACGAAGAAGAAAAGGGTTCATTTCCTACTCGCCATTGTCGCCATCTACGGTCTCAGCACCGCCG CTGAAAAATGTCGAGAGATGGTTGGCAGAGAGGCTGCATCCAAAAGCGGGCAGTTTAGTATCATGAACTGTTTAGATGGTGGCACGGGAACCGTAGCATGCATAGTGAAGGAGGGCGTAAAGACTTACGTTTATAGCATCAAAAGCACGCACGTTGAGATAGCAAGCCATCTTGCAAAGGAAGGTGCTCTGGCCGAAGCTATATCTCAAGGGAAGACCGCCAAAGATGCAACTAAAGAAGCCCAGAAAGCGGCGGCAAAAGCAGCCAAAGTGGCAACGCGCCAAGCCGAGCATATTCTTGGCCCCATTGTCTCTTCGGGGTGGGATCTTTTCGAAGCATTTTACTTCGGGGGCACAATAGCGGAAGGGACCCTAAGATGCTCGGGTACATTGGTTGGCACGTATTTGGTCGGGTTTCTAGGCGAGAAGAGCTACGGAAGGGTTGGATACTTTGTTGGAAGCATGCTAGGTAGTTGGGGTGGAGGGAAGGTGGGTCTGATGATTTATGATTTGGTGAATGGAGTAGAATACATTCTTCAGAGCCTCCAGCTGAAGAAACCTCAACAACAACATTACCGGAGGCCAGCAGGACATGAAGAATTATAA